From Riemerella anatipestifer ATCC 11845 = DSM 15868, a single genomic window includes:
- a CDS encoding ABC transporter ATP-binding protein, whose product MLRAEHITKTYDAGRKVALSDFSIEVPTGSIYGLLGPNGAGKTSFIRIINQITQADSGKVFIDNEILSPHHIKAIGYMPEERGLYKNMTVGDQILYFGELKGMSKNEALTQAKYWFERLNIDQWWKKKLSELSKGMAQKIQFVVTVLHRPKLLILDEPFSGFDPVNANLIKDQIINLKNNGTTIILSTHRMESVEEMCDYVALVNHSKKILDGKVFEVRERFKQNVYEVVLAHSNSELLENFKSEFSPSDWQEKDGLISFNLKYQGEQNQLLSKLMPLGSIRSFNEKIPSMNEVFITAVQN is encoded by the coding sequence ATGCTTAGAGCAGAACATATTACAAAAACCTATGATGCAGGTAGAAAAGTGGCTTTGTCTGACTTTAGTATAGAAGTCCCTACAGGAAGTATCTACGGGCTGTTAGGACCTAATGGAGCAGGCAAGACTTCTTTTATTAGAATCATCAACCAGATTACTCAAGCGGATAGTGGTAAAGTTTTTATAGATAACGAAATTTTAAGCCCTCACCATATTAAGGCGATTGGTTATATGCCAGAGGAAAGAGGTCTTTATAAAAATATGACGGTGGGCGACCAAATTCTCTATTTTGGGGAGCTTAAAGGTATGTCTAAAAATGAGGCTCTTACTCAAGCTAAATATTGGTTTGAACGCCTAAATATAGACCAATGGTGGAAAAAGAAACTTTCTGAACTTTCCAAAGGTATGGCACAGAAAATACAGTTTGTGGTAACGGTATTGCACCGCCCTAAATTACTTATTTTAGACGAGCCTTTCTCTGGATTTGACCCTGTAAACGCTAATCTTATCAAAGACCAAATTATCAATCTTAAAAATAATGGGACAACCATCATACTTTCTACACATAGAATGGAAAGCGTGGAAGAAATGTGCGATTATGTAGCGTTGGTTAATCATTCAAAAAAAATCTTAGACGGAAAAGTATTTGAAGTAAGAGAGCGTTTTAAACAAAATGTTTACGAAGTTGTACTCGCTCACTCTAATTCTGAACTGTTGGAAAACTTTAAATCGGAATTTTCGCCTTCTGATTGGCAAGAAAAAGACGGACTTATTAGTTTCAATCTAAAATATCAAGGCGAACAAAATCAGCTGTTGTCAAAGCTAATGCCGTTAGGAAGCATTAGAAGTTTTAATGAGAAAATACCTAGTATGAACGAAGTGTTCATTACTGCTGTACAAAACTAA
- the dnaJ gene encoding molecular chaperone DnaJ produces the protein MSKRDYYEILGVEKNATADAIKKAYRRQALKYHPDKNPGDKEAEEKFKEAAEAYEVLSDENKRARYDQYGHAGVGGSGGFGGGGFGGGMNMEDIFSQFGDIFGGHFGGFGGGARRQESRGTNLRVRIKLSLEEMMNGTQKTIKIKKMKLAPGVTSKTCPTCNGNGVQMKVMNTMFGQMQTQTTCGACNGIGKVADKIPAGANAQGLIKADEEVSINIPAGARDGIQLSVRGKGNDAPFGGTSGDLLMVVEEEEDANIKREGDNLHQELYISFAEAALGTSKEIPIVGGKVKIKVDAGTQSGKILRLAGKGLPSIDSYGRGDMFIHINVWTPQNLTKEQKEFFEKQLNSGEMKAEPSGKEKTFFDKVRDLFN, from the coding sequence ATGTCAAAAAGAGATTACTACGAGATATTAGGGGTAGAAAAAAATGCAACGGCAGACGCTATTAAAAAAGCCTACCGAAGACAAGCACTTAAATATCACCCCGATAAAAATCCAGGAGATAAAGAGGCTGAGGAAAAATTTAAAGAAGCAGCGGAAGCCTACGAAGTTCTTAGCGATGAGAATAAAAGAGCTAGATATGACCAATATGGTCATGCGGGAGTAGGTGGTAGCGGAGGCTTCGGTGGTGGAGGCTTCGGTGGCGGTATGAATATGGAAGATATTTTCAGTCAGTTTGGAGATATCTTTGGAGGTCATTTTGGAGGTTTCGGCGGTGGAGCTAGGAGACAAGAGTCTAGAGGTACTAACCTTAGAGTTCGTATCAAGCTAAGCCTAGAGGAGATGATGAATGGAACACAGAAAACCATCAAAATCAAAAAAATGAAACTTGCCCCTGGGGTAACTTCTAAGACTTGTCCTACTTGTAACGGTAATGGTGTCCAAATGAAAGTGATGAACACAATGTTTGGACAAATGCAAACGCAAACCACTTGTGGGGCGTGTAATGGCATCGGTAAGGTAGCAGATAAAATACCAGCGGGAGCAAATGCTCAAGGGCTTATTAAGGCTGATGAAGAAGTGAGTATCAATATCCCTGCTGGAGCTAGAGATGGTATACAACTAAGTGTAAGAGGTAAAGGTAACGACGCACCTTTCGGCGGAACTTCAGGTGATTTACTTATGGTGGTGGAGGAAGAGGAAGATGCAAACATTAAAAGGGAAGGAGATAACCTTCATCAAGAGTTATATATTTCCTTCGCAGAAGCAGCATTAGGTACTTCTAAAGAAATCCCAATAGTAGGTGGTAAAGTTAAAATAAAAGTAGATGCAGGTACGCAATCGGGTAAGATTCTACGGCTTGCGGGTAAAGGGCTTCCTAGCATAGATAGCTATGGTAGGGGAGATATGTTTATACACATCAATGTATGGACGCCACAAAATCTTACAAAGGAACAAAAAGAATTTTTTGAAAAACAACTGAACAGTGGCGAAATGAAGGCCGAACCTTCAGGGAAGGAAAAGACATTCTTTGATAAAGTAAGAGATTTGTTTAACTAA
- a CDS encoding Nramp family divalent metal transporter, protein MKKYFKDKMWKKERSGNSLSESFSSIEVPKDVGFWKKFLAFVGPGLMVAVGYMDPGNWATGIAGGAKFGYTLLSVILISNLFAMLLQHLSLKLGIVAERDLAQACRDSYSRPVNFLLWIFAEIAIAATDLAEVIGAAIALNLLFGIPLTIGIAITVVDVFVILMLQAKGFRWLESVVGGLIAIIFFCFLYEIVVSNPEWFPILKGLVPQKEIVFNPSMLYIAIGILGATVMPHNLYLHSSIVQTRNYSRDDKGKREAIKFATLDSNISLLLAFLINAAILIISSAAFHHTGYQDVADITDAHQLLSPILGTSLASIVFAIALLASGQNSTLTGTLAGQIVMEGFLNIKLKPWLRRLITRLIAVIPALIVATIYGEKGTTDLLILSQVILSLQLSFAVVPLVMLTNNKLKMGAFANQGFLKYTAIIISFIIIVLNIYLVYTEMG, encoded by the coding sequence ATGAAAAAATACTTCAAAGATAAAATGTGGAAAAAAGAGCGTTCTGGTAATTCTTTGTCAGAATCGTTTTCTAGTATTGAGGTACCTAAAGATGTAGGTTTTTGGAAGAAATTCTTAGCGTTTGTAGGTCCAGGGCTGATGGTAGCAGTGGGATATATGGACCCAGGCAATTGGGCGACAGGTATCGCAGGAGGTGCTAAGTTTGGATATACTTTACTATCGGTAATACTTATCTCTAATCTTTTTGCGATGTTATTACAGCATTTGTCTTTAAAGTTAGGTATCGTTGCCGAAAGAGATTTGGCTCAAGCCTGTAGAGATAGTTATTCTCGACCTGTTAATTTTCTACTTTGGATTTTTGCTGAAATAGCCATTGCGGCTACAGACCTTGCGGAGGTAATAGGGGCTGCCATAGCTCTTAATCTTTTGTTTGGGATACCACTTACCATTGGGATAGCCATTACGGTAGTAGATGTATTTGTTATTTTGATGCTTCAAGCCAAAGGTTTTAGATGGCTAGAAAGTGTCGTGGGTGGTCTGATAGCAATTATTTTCTTTTGTTTTTTATATGAAATAGTCGTAAGTAATCCTGAGTGGTTTCCTATTTTGAAAGGTTTAGTACCACAGAAAGAAATTGTATTTAATCCAAGTATGCTCTATATAGCAATAGGTATTTTAGGAGCTACTGTAATGCCTCATAACTTGTACTTGCATAGCAGTATTGTACAGACTAGAAACTATTCTAGAGATGATAAGGGGAAGAGGGAAGCTATTAAATTCGCTACTTTGGATAGTAATATTTCTTTGTTGTTAGCATTTTTAATCAATGCGGCTATACTTATTATTTCATCGGCGGCATTTCATCACACAGGCTATCAAGATGTTGCTGACATTACAGACGCTCATCAACTTTTGTCTCCAATTTTAGGAACGAGCCTCGCTAGTATTGTGTTTGCTATAGCTTTGTTGGCTTCTGGGCAAAACTCAACCCTTACAGGCACTTTGGCTGGGCAGATTGTAATGGAGGGTTTTCTCAATATTAAATTAAAACCTTGGTTAAGACGATTGATTACAAGATTGATAGCTGTAATACCAGCGTTGATAGTCGCTACTATCTATGGTGAAAAAGGAACTACTGACCTTTTAATATTAAGTCAAGTTATACTTTCCTTACAGTTGAGTTTTGCAGTAGTACCGCTGGTAATGCTAACTAATAATAAACTTAAGATGGGAGCATTTGCTAATCAAGGTTTTTTGAAATACACCGCTATTATCATTAGTTTTATCATTATTGTACTGAATATTTATTTGGTTTATACCGAAATGGGTTAG
- the proS gene encoding proline--tRNA ligase, with the protein MAKLTSRSEDYSKWYNELVVKADLAENSGVRGCMVIKPYGYAIWEKMRDELDKKFKETGHENAYFPIFVPKSLFEAEEKNAEGFAKECAVVTHYRLKTDPENPQKLMVDPEAKLEEELIVRPTSEAIIWNTYKNWVQSYRDLPILINQWANVVRWEMRTRLFLRTAEFLWQEGHTAHATKEEAIAETEQMLNVYADFAEKFMAVPVVRGIKSPSERFAGAEETYCIEALMQDGKALQAGTSHFLGQNFAEAFDVKFTNKEGKIEYAWATSWGVSTRLMGALIMSHSDDNGLVLPPSLAPIQVVIVPIFKGEEQLKQIDEVAYELQSKLKALGISVKYDNRDTHKPGWKFAEYEMKGVPVRIAMGARDLENKTVEIARRDTLSKEVKPLDNIEVYIQELLEEIQKAIYNKALKFRDENITKVDSYEEFKEVLETKGGFILAHWDGTEEEEERIKEETKATIRCIPLEGEKEEGVSMISGKPSKQRVLFAKAY; encoded by the coding sequence ATGGCAAAATTAACATCAAGAAGTGAGGACTATAGCAAGTGGTATAATGAGTTGGTAGTGAAGGCAGATTTAGCCGAAAACTCAGGTGTAAGAGGCTGTATGGTAATTAAGCCCTATGGCTATGCTATTTGGGAAAAAATGCGTGACGAACTAGATAAAAAATTTAAAGAAACTGGTCACGAAAATGCTTACTTCCCTATTTTTGTTCCTAAAAGTCTTTTTGAAGCGGAGGAAAAAAATGCAGAAGGTTTTGCCAAAGAATGTGCTGTAGTAACTCATTACCGTCTAAAAACAGACCCTGAAAATCCACAAAAACTTATGGTGGATCCTGAGGCTAAATTAGAAGAAGAACTTATTGTAAGACCAACTTCTGAGGCTATTATTTGGAATACTTATAAAAATTGGGTGCAATCTTACAGAGATTTACCTATCCTCATCAACCAATGGGCTAATGTGGTAAGATGGGAAATGAGAACAAGACTTTTCTTAAGAACCGCCGAATTTTTATGGCAAGAAGGTCATACCGCCCACGCTACCAAAGAAGAAGCTATTGCAGAAACAGAGCAAATGCTAAATGTTTATGCTGATTTTGCTGAAAAATTTATGGCTGTACCTGTGGTAAGAGGCATAAAATCACCTAGTGAAAGATTTGCAGGTGCAGAAGAAACTTACTGTATAGAAGCTCTTATGCAAGACGGAAAAGCTTTACAAGCAGGAACTTCTCACTTTTTAGGTCAAAACTTTGCCGAAGCATTTGATGTTAAATTCACTAATAAAGAAGGCAAAATAGAGTATGCTTGGGCAACCTCTTGGGGCGTTTCTACAAGACTTATGGGTGCTTTGATTATGTCTCATTCTGATGATAATGGTTTGGTACTTCCGCCATCTTTAGCTCCTATACAAGTGGTTATTGTTCCTATATTTAAAGGCGAAGAACAGCTTAAACAAATAGACGAAGTAGCCTATGAACTACAATCTAAACTAAAAGCCCTTGGCATTTCTGTAAAATATGATAACAGAGATACCCATAAGCCAGGGTGGAAATTCGCAGAATATGAGATGAAAGGTGTCCCTGTAAGAATAGCAATGGGAGCAAGAGATTTAGAAAACAAAACCGTAGAAATAGCTAGAAGAGATACTCTTTCTAAAGAGGTTAAACCTTTGGATAATATAGAAGTTTATATCCAAGAACTTTTAGAAGAAATCCAAAAAGCTATTTATAACAAAGCTCTTAAGTTTAGAGACGAAAACATCACTAAGGTTGATTCTTACGAAGAATTTAAAGAAGTTTTAGAAACCAAAGGAGGCTTTATTTTAGCACACTGGGACGGAACGGAAGAAGAAGAAGAAAGAATAAAAGAAGAAACTAAAGCTACTATCCGTTGTATTCCTCTAGAAGGAGAAAAAGAAGAGGGCGTTTCTATGATTTCAGGAAAACCATCTAAACAAAGAGTGCTTTTTGCTAAAGCCTACTAA
- a CDS encoding DUF937 domain-containing protein, whose protein sequence is MSINIIELIKGQFGHGVTSQLASQLGEKEEAVSKATNALIPTVLGGIVSQSDKSSLLQEITQLADTNTLSKLSQESSFANELLSKLLTMVFGDKIKSITSGISSFAGIKESSADALLGFTSLTSLATIGRYAKDQNLDSNGLETLLNKEKTNISNLIPAGFSLGAIGLGNLDSKTEETKATLTENIQDKVSDIKDGFSEKLDESKEKLSQLKDNTAEKLSETSNMIKDKVSDLKEDLSEKLDESKEKLSQLKDNASEKLSETSDMIKDKVSDLKDDLSEKLDESKEKLAQFKDNASEKLSETSDSIKKGFSDFKESASNKLDDLKEKVEEKTGEDVKEVSVWKWLLPLILLLLMGWFVWKQINKSNQEATPREVPVEKIDSINNANAQQNIDSVNSK, encoded by the coding sequence ATGTCAATCAACATTATAGAGCTCATTAAAGGACAATTCGGACACGGTGTCACTAGCCAACTGGCTTCTCAATTAGGCGAAAAAGAAGAAGCTGTCTCTAAAGCTACCAATGCACTTATCCCAACTGTATTAGGTGGAATTGTGTCTCAGTCCGACAAATCGTCTCTTTTACAAGAAATTACACAATTAGCAGATACTAACACTTTATCTAAACTAAGCCAAGAAAGTTCTTTTGCCAACGAGCTACTTAGCAAATTACTAACCATGGTTTTTGGAGATAAAATAAAAAGTATTACTTCTGGAATTTCCTCCTTTGCAGGAATTAAAGAGTCTTCTGCCGATGCCCTTTTAGGCTTTACCTCACTAACATCTTTAGCAACCATAGGAAGATATGCTAAAGACCAAAATTTAGACAGTAACGGACTTGAAACTCTTTTAAATAAAGAGAAAACTAATATTTCTAACCTTATTCCTGCAGGTTTCTCATTGGGAGCTATAGGACTTGGAAATCTAGACAGCAAAACAGAAGAGACTAAAGCTACCTTAACTGAAAATATTCAAGATAAAGTTTCGGACATTAAAGATGGATTTTCTGAAAAATTAGACGAGTCTAAAGAAAAGCTCTCTCAGCTGAAAGATAATACTGCTGAAAAGTTGTCTGAAACTTCAAATATGATTAAAGACAAGGTTTCAGACCTTAAGGAGGATTTATCTGAAAAGCTAGATGAATCTAAAGAGAAACTTTCTCAGCTTAAAGATAATGCTTCTGAAAAATTATCTGAAACTTCGGATATGATTAAAGATAAGGTTTCAGACTTGAAAGATGATTTATCTGAAAAGTTAGATGAGTCTAAAGAAAAACTTGCACAGTTTAAAGACAATGCTTCTGAAAAGTTATCTGAGACTTCAGATTCAATTAAAAAAGGGTTTTCTGATTTCAAAGAAAGTGCTTCTAACAAATTAGATGACTTGAAAGAAAAGGTAGAAGAAAAGACAGGGGAAGATGTTAAAGAAGTTTCTGTATGGAAATGGCTTCTCCCGCTAATCCTTCTTCTGCTTATGGGGTGGTTTGTTTGGAAACAAATTAACAAAAGTAACCAAGAGGCGACTCCTAGAGAAGTCCCTGTTGAAAAAATAGACTCTATAAATAACGCTAACGCTCAACAAAATATAGATTCTGTAAACTCAAAATAA
- a CDS encoding nucleotide exchange factor GrpE: MEENKDLHEEKLNVSEEKLNEETQNINTDTEENLTKEPTTEELLAEEKDRYIRLYAEFENYKKRTSKERMEFFQYANQDMMVSMLAILDDFERALKEIAKTGKEEDLKGVELIYQKFKNKLVEKGLKPIEVNAGDDFNVDFHEAITQIPAPTEDLKGKIVDVIESGYMLHDRVIRFTKVVTGQ; the protein is encoded by the coding sequence ATGGAAGAGAATAAAGATTTGCACGAAGAAAAACTTAATGTTTCTGAAGAAAAACTAAACGAAGAAACTCAAAATATAAATACTGACACTGAAGAAAATCTGACAAAAGAACCTACAACAGAAGAACTTTTGGCAGAGGAGAAAGACCGTTACATTCGTCTATATGCTGAGTTTGAAAACTATAAAAAAAGAACTTCTAAAGAGCGAATGGAGTTTTTCCAATATGCTAATCAGGATATGATGGTGAGTATGCTCGCTATTTTAGATGATTTTGAAAGAGCCTTAAAAGAAATAGCAAAAACAGGTAAAGAAGAAGACTTAAAAGGAGTAGAACTTATCTATCAAAAATTCAAAAATAAACTGGTAGAAAAAGGATTAAAGCCTATAGAGGTAAATGCAGGAGACGACTTTAATGTAGATTTCCACGAAGCTATTACTCAAATACCAGCTCCTACCGAAGATTTAAAAGGCAAAATTGTAGATGTAATAGAGTCTGGATATATGCTGCACGATAGAGTCATTAGATTTACTAAAGTAGTTACAGGGCAATAA
- a CDS encoding ABC transporter permease gives MKNIIIITKREFLTQVKKKSFIILTLLAPILMIVFGAVIGLMFKANETEYQFSVIDKSGVFENRMKAPQDVSLVYASPNTEASLKEGLKTSEAIDGVLIIPPMQGQDYETLQNQVQLLVNKKIGFDVRKALASSMSEVIKKEKIKALGITETQVNDLDKSFELKTTNVLDNHKQDDSLAFGVKSGLSMLLMYATFMFILIYGVRVMRSVLEEKNNRVVEIIISSVKPFDLMMGKILGVTLVALTQFVIWIGMAVTAAVFFNQSFSPMSTGNTLEQMENIQEVVAHISHTLLELNYGLIIGVFLVFFLLGYIFYSSIYAAIGSAVDNDTETQQFTLFVTIPLMLGLYGSISIMNNPDGPMGFWLSMIPLTSPVAMIARIPFGVPIWELVLSVALLFITTLLMVFIAAKIYRVGILMHGNKATLKELWKWIRHS, from the coding sequence ATGAAAAATATTATTATCATAACCAAAAGAGAATTTCTTACTCAGGTTAAAAAGAAATCTTTTATTATACTCACTTTGCTAGCCCCGATTTTAATGATAGTTTTCGGGGCTGTTATAGGATTGATGTTTAAAGCTAACGAAACGGAGTATCAGTTTTCTGTTATAGACAAAAGTGGCGTGTTTGAAAACCGAATGAAAGCTCCGCAAGATGTTTCTCTTGTGTATGCATCTCCTAACACCGAGGCATCTTTGAAGGAAGGATTAAAGACTTCTGAAGCTATTGATGGCGTGTTGATTATTCCTCCTATGCAAGGACAAGATTATGAAACTTTACAGAACCAAGTTCAGTTATTGGTAAACAAGAAAATAGGTTTTGATGTAAGGAAAGCCTTAGCGTCTTCTATGTCGGAAGTCATTAAGAAAGAAAAAATAAAAGCACTTGGAATCACCGAAACTCAAGTGAACGACTTAGATAAATCTTTTGAGCTTAAGACTACCAATGTTTTAGATAATCATAAGCAGGACGATAGCCTTGCGTTTGGTGTAAAATCTGGTTTGAGTATGCTACTGATGTACGCCACTTTTATGTTTATTTTAATTTATGGCGTAAGAGTGATGCGGAGTGTTTTGGAGGAAAAAAATAATCGTGTGGTAGAGATTATTATTTCTTCGGTTAAACCGTTTGATTTAATGATGGGTAAAATCTTAGGGGTTACTTTAGTGGCACTTACCCAATTTGTTATATGGATAGGTATGGCGGTAACAGCGGCAGTGTTTTTTAATCAAAGTTTTAGCCCAATGTCTACTGGAAACACTTTGGAACAAATGGAAAATATACAGGAGGTAGTGGCTCATATATCTCATACTTTGTTGGAACTCAATTATGGGCTTATTATTGGGGTGTTCCTTGTGTTTTTCCTTTTAGGTTATATTTTTTATAGTTCTATCTATGCTGCTATCGGTTCTGCGGTAGATAACGATACCGAAACTCAACAGTTTACTTTATTTGTAACCATTCCGTTGATGTTGGGGCTTTATGGTAGCATTTCTATTATGAATAATCCAGATGGACCTATGGGCTTTTGGCTTTCTATGATTCCGTTAACTTCTCCTGTAGCTATGATTGCAAGGATACCCTTTGGAGTGCCTATTTGGGAGTTGGTATTGTCGGTTGCGTTATTATTTATTACTACATTACTGATGGTCTTTATTGCTGCAAAAATATACCGTGTAGGCATACTAATGCACGGTAATAAAGCAACTCTAAAAGAACTTTGGAAGTGGATTAGACATTCGTAA
- a CDS encoding OmpP1/FadL family transporter: MNKKIFSILGLSVGALFYSQDVSVIRNTVDVYSDTQPNGSAKYMGMAGAMGAMGGDASSINVNPAGIAVNIVGEFSGTLNALGNKNTSTLANKSYDEVYKKANLGHLGGVVVMQTSNNSKWKFINLGFNYSAKDIDSYIRTPENHTINEAVNYTDEKGNKQTDMLLYDGHAYNRVGHTSKLSFAFGGNYDHKWYVGGGVHFHSANIEQGDFFRMQSQTAGTKGLYQKQETPFQESSDGVAISAGVIGKIDKNFRVGLALESPTWWNIERAYNYYDIDNNGVVVTVLANENRRLSTPMKATLSGAYIANKNFAVNVDYTLGVTKPQYNVQGEVEKQLNEFFSKVYSNTSELRLGAEYRLDNWRFRGGYAYQSNPFYSSSLSVIDPTSNLYSDRKFNNLYLSNRQTFGMGLGYNFKSFYVDAAYQNTSSKFANPFYAGDYASPMENSVFKEGHIVDEQYDSIVSDVKTVRNNFVFTVGWRF, translated from the coding sequence ATGAATAAGAAAATATTTTCAATATTAGGGCTGTCTGTTGGGGCTTTATTTTACTCTCAGGATGTGTCTGTAATCAGGAATACGGTAGATGTTTATTCTGATACACAACCTAATGGTTCTGCAAAATATATGGGTATGGCAGGAGCAATGGGAGCAATGGGAGGAGATGCTTCCTCTATAAATGTTAATCCTGCAGGTATAGCTGTTAATATTGTAGGTGAATTTTCTGGAACGCTTAATGCTTTGGGAAATAAAAATACTTCAACTTTGGCAAATAAATCTTATGATGAGGTTTATAAGAAAGCTAATTTAGGACATTTAGGAGGTGTTGTTGTAATGCAAACTAGTAATAATTCTAAATGGAAGTTTATTAACCTAGGGTTTAATTATAGTGCTAAGGATATTGATAGCTATATCAGAACTCCTGAAAATCACACTATAAATGAGGCTGTAAATTATACAGATGAAAAAGGTAATAAACAAACAGATATGTTACTCTATGATGGGCATGCTTATAATAGAGTAGGGCACACTTCAAAATTATCCTTCGCATTTGGTGGAAATTACGACCATAAATGGTATGTAGGTGGTGGAGTGCACTTCCATTCGGCAAATATAGAGCAAGGCGATTTTTTTAGAATGCAATCTCAAACGGCAGGTACTAAGGGGCTTTACCAAAAACAAGAAACTCCTTTTCAAGAATCTTCAGATGGGGTGGCTATCTCTGCGGGGGTTATTGGTAAAATAGATAAAAACTTCCGTGTAGGTTTAGCACTAGAGTCTCCTACTTGGTGGAATATAGAGAGGGCTTATAACTATTATGATATTGATAATAATGGGGTTGTAGTAACGGTACTAGCTAATGAGAATAGAAGATTGAGCACACCAATGAAGGCTACGCTGAGTGGTGCTTATATAGCTAACAAGAATTTTGCAGTAAATGTGGATTATACTTTAGGTGTTACAAAACCACAGTATAATGTTCAAGGAGAGGTAGAAAAGCAGCTGAATGAGTTTTTTAGCAAAGTGTATTCTAACACTTCTGAGTTAAGATTGGGAGCGGAATATAGGTTAGATAACTGGAGATTTAGAGGAGGTTATGCTTATCAGTCTAACCCTTTTTATAGTTCATCTTTGAGTGTTATTGATCCAACAAGTAATTTATATTCAGATAGAAAATTTAACAACCTATACCTTTCTAATAGACAGACTTTTGGTATGGGACTAGGATATAATTTTAAGTCTTTCTATGTAGATGCAGCCTATCAGAATACAAGCTCTAAGTTTGCTAATCCATTTTATGCAGGAGATTATGCTTCTCCAATGGAAAATAGTGTGTTTAAAGAAGGACATATTGTAGATGAGCAGTATGATAGCATTGTTTCTGATGTTAAAACAGTGAGAAATAATTTTGTGTTTACAGTCGGTTGGAGATTTTAA
- the lpdA gene encoding dihydrolipoyl dehydrogenase, translating into MNYDIIVIGSGPGGYVTAIRAAQLGFKTAIVEKENLGGICLNWGCIPTKALLKSAQVFKYINHAEDFGLNKVEASFEFPNVIQRSRGVASKMSKGIEFLMKKNKIDVIFGTAKVQKGKKVLVEKDGATKEYSAEHIILATGARSRELPNLPQDGKKVIGYRQALSLPEQPKSMIVVGSGAIGVEFAYFYATMGTKVTIVEFMPNIVPVEDEEVSKHLEKSLKKAGIEVMTNASVESVDTSGNGVKANVKTAKGNVTLEADVVLSAVGITANIENIGLEEVGIKTDKGRVLVNEWYQTSVPGYYAIGDIIPTQALAHVASAEGITCVEKIKGLHTETIDYGNIPGCTYCLPEIASVGLTEKQAKEKGYDIKVGKFPFSASGKATANGDTDGFVKVIFDAKYGEWLGCHMIGNGVTEMIAEAVVARKLETTGHEILKSVHPHPTLSEAVMEAVAAAYGEVIHI; encoded by the coding sequence ATGAATTACGATATTATAGTTATAGGAAGTGGTCCTGGTGGTTATGTAACAGCCATTAGAGCAGCACAGTTAGGTTTCAAAACAGCTATTGTAGAAAAGGAAAACTTAGGAGGTATCTGCCTTAACTGGGGTTGTATTCCTACAAAGGCATTATTGAAATCGGCACAAGTGTTTAAGTACATCAACCATGCAGAAGATTTCGGTCTTAATAAAGTAGAAGCAAGTTTTGAATTTCCTAATGTAATTCAGAGAAGCCGTGGGGTGGCGAGTAAGATGAGTAAAGGGATTGAGTTCCTTATGAAAAAGAATAAGATAGATGTTATCTTCGGTACCGCTAAAGTTCAAAAAGGTAAAAAAGTTTTAGTGGAAAAAGATGGTGCTACAAAAGAATATTCTGCTGAGCACATCATCTTGGCAACAGGGGCTCGTTCTAGAGAGCTTCCAAACCTTCCTCAAGACGGTAAAAAAGTAATAGGGTATAGACAAGCCCTTTCTTTACCAGAACAGCCTAAATCTATGATAGTCGTAGGTTCTGGGGCTATCGGAGTAGAGTTTGCATATTTCTACGCTACTATGGGGACTAAAGTAACTATTGTAGAGTTTATGCCAAACATCGTACCTGTGGAGGACGAGGAGGTTTCTAAACATTTAGAAAAATCTCTTAAGAAAGCAGGTATAGAGGTAATGACTAACGCTTCTGTAGAATCTGTGGATACTTCTGGTAACGGCGTTAAAGCTAATGTAAAAACAGCTAAAGGTAATGTAACATTAGAGGCTGATGTAGTGCTTTCAGCAGTTGGTATTACGGCTAATATTGAAAATATAGGACTAGAAGAAGTCGGAATTAAAACAGATAAAGGTAGAGTTTTAGTAAATGAATGGTATCAAACTTCAGTGCCAGGTTATTATGCGATAGGAGATATTATTCCTACTCAAGCCTTGGCTCATGTGGCTTCTGCGGAAGGAATTACTTGTGTGGAAAAAATTAAAGGGCTACATACAGAAACTATAGACTATGGTAATATTCCAGGGTGTACATATTGCCTTCCTGAAATAGCATCAGTGGGTCTTACCGAAAAACAAGCCAAAGAAAAAGGCTATGATATTAAGGTTGGGAAATTCCCATTCTCTGCTAGTGGAAAAGCGACTGCAAACGGAGATACAGATGGTTTTGTAAAAGTAATTTTTGATGCTAAATATGGTGAGTGGTTAGGTTGTCATATGATAGGTAATGGCGTTACCGAAATGATAGCAGAGGCAGTAGTTGCTAGAAAATTAGAAACTACAGGACACGAGATTTTGAAATCTGTTCACCCACACCCTACATTGTCAGAAGCAGTTATGGAAGCAGTAGCTGCGGCTTATGGGGAGGTAATACATATTTAA